The Sinomicrobium kalidii genome contains a region encoding:
- the ccoN gene encoding cytochrome-c oxidase, cbb3-type subunit I yields the protein MEIEQFYYDNKIVRKFLLATMFWGIIGMTVGLLLAFLFLFPNLTEGIPWLSFGRLRPLHTNAVIFAFVGNAIFAGVYYSLQRLLKARMYSDFLSNFNFWGWQLIILSAAITLPLGYTTSKEYAELEWPIDIAIAVVWVAFGANMIGTVLKRRQRHLYVAIWFYLATFVTVAVLHIFNSLEVPVSGLKSYSVYAGVQDALVQWWYGHNAVAFFLTTPFLGLMYYFVPKAANRPIYSYKLSIVHFWSLIFIYIWAGPHHLLYSSLPDWAQNLGVAFSIMLIAPSWGGMINGLLTLRGAWDKVRTDPVLKFMVVAITGYGMATFEGPMLSLKNVNAIAHFTDWVIAHVHVGALAWNGFLTFGMIYWLVPKMFKTRLYSTGLANFHFWIGTLGIVLYTLPMYVAGFVQASMWKQFNPDGTLVYGNFLETVTQIIPMYWMRAIGGSLYIVGALIGCYNIIVTIRKGSKVNDELAEAPALQRVKKGKLIGEGFHTWLERRPVQLTVLATIAILIGGIVEIVPTLIVKSNIPTITSVKPYTPLELEGRDIYIREGCVGCHSQMVRPFRSEVERYGEYSKSGEYVYDHPFLWGSKRTGPDLLRVGGKYSDNWHFNHLWDPQSTSSGSIMPSYKWLIKNSLDRSAIENKMKAMVSLGVPYTDEDIARARENMDAQAAMIEKSLHNDPDFVRAYEEDKQTALENGEVFTEMKDREIVALIAYLQRLGTDIKIKDESITDKNQ from the coding sequence ATGGAAATAGAGCAGTTTTACTACGATAACAAAATTGTGCGGAAATTTTTGCTGGCCACCATGTTCTGGGGCATCATCGGGATGACGGTAGGCCTGCTGCTCGCCTTTTTGTTTTTGTTCCCCAACCTTACCGAGGGGATTCCCTGGCTTAGCTTCGGACGTTTGCGGCCGCTACATACCAACGCGGTGATCTTTGCCTTTGTGGGCAATGCCATTTTTGCCGGGGTTTATTATTCGCTGCAACGCCTGCTGAAAGCGAGGATGTACAGTGATTTTCTGAGCAATTTCAATTTCTGGGGATGGCAGCTTATTATCCTTTCCGCTGCGATCACACTTCCCCTCGGTTACACGACCTCCAAGGAGTATGCCGAACTCGAATGGCCCATAGACATAGCCATAGCCGTGGTATGGGTGGCCTTCGGGGCCAATATGATCGGTACCGTATTAAAACGGCGGCAAAGGCATCTGTATGTGGCGATCTGGTTTTACCTGGCCACTTTTGTCACCGTGGCCGTACTGCATATATTCAACAGCCTGGAAGTTCCGGTCAGCGGTCTTAAGAGTTATTCCGTTTACGCGGGAGTACAGGATGCCCTGGTACAGTGGTGGTACGGGCACAATGCCGTGGCTTTCTTTCTCACCACGCCTTTCCTGGGGCTGATGTACTATTTTGTACCGAAAGCGGCCAACAGGCCCATATATTCCTATAAATTATCCATTGTCCACTTCTGGTCGCTCATATTTATCTATATCTGGGCCGGGCCGCACCATTTGCTGTATTCTTCCCTTCCGGACTGGGCACAGAACCTCGGGGTAGCTTTTTCCATTATGCTTATCGCCCCTTCCTGGGGAGGGATGATCAATGGCCTGCTTACGCTTCGCGGGGCCTGGGACAAGGTGCGTACGGACCCGGTATTGAAATTCATGGTCGTAGCCATCACCGGGTATGGGATGGCCACTTTTGAAGGACCGATGCTCTCCCTGAAGAATGTCAATGCCATAGCCCACTTTACCGACTGGGTTATCGCTCACGTACATGTGGGGGCACTGGCATGGAATGGTTTCCTCACCTTCGGGATGATATACTGGCTGGTGCCTAAAATGTTCAAAACAAGGTTGTATTCCACGGGGCTTGCCAATTTCCACTTCTGGATAGGAACACTTGGGATCGTATTGTATACCCTGCCCATGTATGTGGCCGGATTTGTGCAGGCATCCATGTGGAAACAGTTCAACCCGGACGGGACACTTGTCTATGGAAACTTCCTGGAAACCGTGACCCAGATCATCCCGATGTACTGGATGCGTGCCATAGGCGGTTCGCTCTATATTGTCGGAGCCCTGATTGGTTGCTATAATATTATAGTGACCATACGAAAAGGCAGTAAAGTCAATGACGAACTGGCCGAAGCTCCCGCCCTGCAACGGGTAAAGAAAGGAAAACTGATAGGTGAAGGCTTCCATACCTGGCTGGAGCGAAGGCCGGTTCAGCTTACTGTCCTGGCTACCATTGCCATCCTTATCGGGGGCATCGTGGAAATTGTACCTACGCTTATAGTAAAATCCAATATCCCCACGATCACCAGTGTCAAACCCTATACACCCCTGGAACTGGAAGGCCGGGACATTTATATCCGTGAAGGGTGTGTAGGCTGTCATTCACAAATGGTACGTCCGTTCCGGAGCGAGGTGGAACGGTACGGGGAGTATTCCAAATCGGGCGAATACGTCTACGACCACCCCTTCCTCTGGGGAAGCAAGCGGACCGGGCCGGACCTGTTGCGCGTGGGCGGGAAATATTCGGACAACTGGCACTTTAACCATCTGTGGGACCCGCAGAGCACATCGTCCGGATCGATAATGCCCAGCTATAAATGGCTTATAAAAAACAGCCTTGATCGCAGTGCTATAGAAAATAAAATGAAGGCGATGGTCTCCCTGGGGGTACCCTATACCGACGAGGATATTGCACGTGCCCGGGAAAATATGGATGCACAGGCCGCGATGATAGAAAAAAGCCTGCACAACGATCCGGATTTTGTCAGGGCCTATGAAGAAGACAAACAGACCGCCCTGGAAAACGGGGAGGTCTTTACGGAAATGAAGGACCGGGAGATTGTAGCGCTCATCGCCTACCTGCAACGATTGGGCACCGATATCAAAATAAAGGACGAAAGTATCACCGATAAAAATCAATAG
- a CDS encoding cbb3-type cytochrome c oxidase N-terminal domain-containing protein — protein sequence MRTFSSYLRVIAIVALVFGAAEYFIDSGDKPAFIEYPEVLLFMLVFTILLVAVEAVLAALRRLTEVMMTEEQRETQAEKEVWYRKWYKKLTRSRPMEEEGEILLDHNYDGIRELDNSLPPWWLYGFYLSIVFAVVYLVRFHVFDGADQTEEFRNEIARAEEAIARYKETAKDLVDASTVTLLTETPDIEAGKAIFQSNCIACHMADGGGGIGPNLTDTHWILGGGIKNVFHTISEGGRSGKGMIAWKQTLRPREIQQVASYVLALQGTTPANPKEPEGEVWKAEQE from the coding sequence ATGAGAACATTTTCATCGTATCTCAGGGTCATAGCCATAGTAGCCTTAGTATTCGGGGCTGCGGAATATTTTATCGATTCCGGGGACAAGCCCGCCTTTATCGAATACCCGGAAGTGCTCCTTTTCATGCTGGTATTTACCATCCTTCTCGTGGCCGTGGAAGCCGTATTGGCTGCACTGCGACGCCTTACCGAAGTGATGATGACGGAAGAACAACGGGAAACACAGGCCGAAAAAGAAGTGTGGTACCGGAAATGGTACAAAAAGCTGACCAGGTCCAGACCGATGGAAGAGGAAGGCGAAATTTTACTGGACCACAATTACGACGGTATCCGGGAACTCGACAACTCCCTGCCGCCCTGGTGGCTGTACGGGTTTTACCTGTCTATCGTCTTTGCCGTGGTTTACCTGGTGCGGTTTCACGTTTTTGACGGAGCAGACCAGACCGAAGAATTCCGGAATGAAATAGCCAGGGCGGAAGAAGCGATCGCGAGGTATAAGGAAACGGCAAAAGACCTGGTCGATGCCAGTACCGTAACCCTGCTTACGGAAACCCCGGATATCGAAGCCGGTAAGGCCATATTTCAATCCAACTGTATCGCCTGTCATATGGCAGACGGAGGGGGAGGAATAGGCCCGAACCTGACCGATACCCACTGGATATTGGGTGGGGGGATTAAAAATGTATTCCACACCATTTCCGAAGGCGGCCGTTCCGGGAAAGGGATGATCGCCTGGAAACAGACACTCAGACCGCGTGAGATACAGCAGGTGGCCAGTTATGTACTCGCCCTGCAGGGGACGACCCCGGCAAATCCCAAGGAACCCGAAGGCGAAGTGTGGAAAGCGGAACAGGAATAA
- the ccoS gene encoding cbb3-type cytochrome oxidase assembly protein CcoS, translated as MSVIYILITVSIIVAAVFLIAFITAVKSGQYRDSYTPSVRMLFEDELVEDDQSCNTENKQSS; from the coding sequence ATGAGTGTTATCTACATACTAATAACCGTAAGTATTATCGTAGCTGCCGTATTTCTCATCGCTTTTATCACCGCGGTGAAGAGCGGGCAGTATCGCGACAGTTACACCCCGTCGGTACGCATGCTTTTCGAAGACGAACTGGTTGAAGACGACCAATCCTGCAATACGGAGAATAAACAATCATCATAA
- a CDS encoding porin family protein yields MKKTITIVLFALLCTFSISVRAQHRNPDNYRSPDKNGINVFESPKDTVSTFDGVRVRIGGSSTLQFQALDHSNNGNVALKEIGDNFNLATANLDLDVALFDGVRMHLRTYLSSRHHPEPYVKGGYFQIDRLDFINPGFLEDVMKYVTVKIGHMESNYGDAHFRRSDNAQAIYNPFVGNYIMDAFTTEVGAEVYYRRDGFISMLGVTNGKLNQAVDNPEKTSPSFLAKLGYDKQVQDDLRLRLTGSLYHTAHSSRTYLYGGDRAGSRYYFVMENEEATSKGNFTSGRYDPGLNSELTAVMINPFVKYNGLEFFGMYERSSGKAPGEADTRVWNQYGAELLYRFGGSEKFYVGGRYNLVSGEETVTYNDVDITRYQLGAGWFMTKNILAKLEYVNQTYDGFDTTSILNDGKFNGLMVEAVISF; encoded by the coding sequence ATGAAAAAAACGATAACCATTGTATTATTTGCCCTGTTGTGCACATTCAGCATATCCGTAAGGGCACAACACAGGAACCCGGATAATTACAGGAGTCCGGACAAGAACGGGATCAATGTTTTTGAAAGTCCCAAAGACACCGTATCCACTTTTGACGGTGTAAGAGTAAGGATAGGAGGTTCTTCCACGCTTCAGTTCCAGGCACTGGACCACAGTAACAACGGAAATGTTGCTTTAAAGGAGATCGGGGACAATTTTAACCTGGCTACGGCCAACCTGGACCTCGATGTGGCCCTGTTCGACGGGGTGAGAATGCACCTGAGGACCTACCTTTCTTCCCGGCACCACCCGGAGCCCTATGTAAAAGGAGGGTATTTCCAGATAGACCGGCTGGATTTTATCAATCCCGGCTTCCTGGAGGACGTGATGAAATACGTTACCGTAAAAATAGGGCACATGGAAAGTAACTACGGCGATGCCCATTTTCGAAGAAGCGATAATGCCCAGGCCATTTACAACCCGTTCGTAGGCAACTATATCATGGATGCCTTTACCACTGAAGTGGGAGCCGAGGTATATTACAGGAGAGACGGATTTATCTCCATGCTGGGAGTGACCAACGGAAAGCTCAACCAGGCTGTGGACAACCCGGAAAAAACAAGCCCTTCCTTCCTGGCCAAACTCGGGTACGACAAACAGGTACAGGACGATCTGAGGCTCCGGCTTACAGGTTCTCTGTACCACACCGCCCATTCCTCAAGAACATACCTTTACGGCGGGGACCGGGCAGGATCCAGGTACTATTTCGTCATGGAAAACGAGGAAGCTACCTCCAAGGGTAATTTTACCTCCGGGCGATACGATCCGGGGCTTAATTCCGAACTGACTGCCGTAATGATAAATCCTTTTGTGAAATACAACGGACTGGAGTTCTTCGGAATGTACGAGAGGTCTTCCGGAAAGGCCCCGGGAGAAGCCGATACCCGGGTATGGAACCAGTACGGTGCCGAATTGCTGTACCGCTTTGGCGGAAGTGAAAAATTTTATGTAGGCGGCAGGTATAACCTGGTCAGCGGGGAAGAGACCGTTACCTACAATGATGTGGACATCACCCGCTACCAGTTGGGTGCCGGATGGTTTATGACCAAAAATATCCTGGCCAAACTGGAATACGTCAACCAGACTTACGACGGTTTTGACACGACCAGCATTCTGAACGACGGTAAGTTCAACGGGCTTATGGTGGAAGCAGTGATCAGTTTTTAA
- a CDS encoding sulfite exporter TauE/SafE family protein, with protein MLLSAILLGMAGGFHCVGMCGPIAFMLPLDRGNPRNKLWQLGSYHLGRIVSYTAIGLLFGMLGLGFRLFGIQQQLSIGIGVVMIVLVWLPRIKLSPGFLVKWYYRAVSGVKNRLGAALRKQAPGTFFLSGILNGLLPCGLVYMAVLAAMTTPGIWEGGLYMALFGLGTVPLMTAVVYLGNVLKQKTRQKVQRLIPVFVVFMGCLFILRGLGLGIPYISPAPVVGEVSYRVKCH; from the coding sequence ATGCTGCTATCTGCAATTTTACTGGGTATGGCCGGAGGCTTTCACTGCGTAGGCATGTGTGGCCCCATAGCTTTTATGCTTCCGCTGGACCGGGGAAACCCGAGGAACAAGCTGTGGCAACTCGGGAGTTATCATCTCGGAAGGATTGTATCGTATACGGCTATCGGGTTGTTGTTCGGTATGCTGGGACTGGGATTCCGGCTGTTCGGGATACAGCAGCAGCTGTCGATTGGTATAGGGGTCGTAATGATCGTCCTGGTATGGCTTCCGCGTATAAAATTATCGCCCGGTTTTTTGGTGAAATGGTATTACCGGGCTGTTTCCGGGGTAAAGAACCGCCTGGGAGCGGCACTGCGAAAACAGGCCCCGGGAACATTTTTTCTGTCAGGTATTCTTAATGGTCTGCTCCCCTGCGGATTGGTCTATATGGCCGTACTGGCAGCCATGACCACTCCCGGGATATGGGAAGGCGGATTGTATATGGCGCTTTTCGGGCTGGGCACCGTGCCGCTGATGACCGCTGTGGTATACCTGGGGAACGTACTCAAACAGAAAACAAGACAAAAAGTTCAGCGGTTGATCCCCGTATTTGTAGTGTTTATGGGGTGCCTGTTTATCCTTCGCGGACTCGGACTGGGCATTCCGTATATATCCCCGGCCCCCGTGGTGGGAGAAGTGTCCTATAGGGTGAAATGCCATTGA
- a CDS encoding group III truncated hemoglobin has product MRDIQNREDIFKLVSSFYKEVRQHREIGPFFNETITDWDGHLEKLTDFWESNLFHRGKYKGNPREAHIGVDKKFDHTVDIKHFGEWLTLWFTTIDGLFAGELAERAKNNARKMSTHLFMEIYKHRKGS; this is encoded by the coding sequence ATGAGAGATATTCAAAACAGGGAAGACATATTTAAACTGGTCTCTTCCTTCTATAAAGAGGTAAGACAGCACAGGGAAATAGGACCTTTTTTTAACGAGACGATCACCGATTGGGACGGACACCTGGAGAAACTCACGGATTTCTGGGAATCCAACCTGTTCCACCGGGGAAAGTACAAGGGGAACCCCAGGGAAGCCCATATCGGTGTAGACAAAAAGTTTGACCACACCGTGGATATAAAACACTTCGGAGAATGGCTGACGTTGTGGTTTACCACCATAGATGGCCTGTTTGCCGGGGAGCTGGCCGAAAGGGCCAAAAACAACGCCCGGAAAATGTCTACACATCTCTTTATGGAAATTTATAAACACAGGAAGGGATCCTGA
- the ccoG gene encoding cytochrome c oxidase accessory protein CcoG yields MIQENDNFRDSLGTVNKEGKRAWVFPKKPSGRYYTWRTRVSYALLVFLILAPFIKINGNQFLLFNVLERRFHIFGFPFWPQDFYLFVLSMIIGVVFLALFTVAFGRIFCGWICPQTIFMEMVFRKIEYRIEGDRGAQMRLDRQPWNAEKIRKRLLKWSVFVLISFGIANVFLAYLIGGDVVLEYIKESPAGHLGTFIPLLIFTGVFYFIFAWFREQVCIIACPYGRLQGVLLDEKSIVVAYDHKRGEGKNGRKKFRKNEDRKALEHGDCIDCLQCVQVCPTGIDIRNGTQLECVNCTACIDACDHIMEKVGYPKGLIRYASEENIRTKTPFRVTARMKGYAAVLFILMGLLTGLLFLRNEVEVTLLRVPGQLFGREGANVISNVYTYKAVNKTTAEIDSVTFRLLSHEGEVKPVSGARFQIPGQGMAEGTLFIKLPQSQLEGDKTRLKLGLYRKDKQIETVTVNFQGPVSYR; encoded by the coding sequence ATGATACAGGAAAATGACAATTTCAGGGATTCGTTAGGAACCGTAAATAAAGAAGGAAAAAGGGCATGGGTTTTCCCTAAAAAGCCCTCCGGCAGGTATTACACCTGGCGGACACGGGTGAGTTATGCCTTGCTGGTCTTTTTGATCCTGGCCCCCTTTATCAAGATAAACGGCAACCAGTTCCTACTGTTTAACGTACTGGAAAGACGCTTCCACATATTCGGGTTTCCCTTCTGGCCGCAGGACTTTTACCTGTTTGTCCTGTCCATGATTATCGGTGTGGTTTTCCTGGCGCTGTTCACCGTAGCATTCGGAAGGATATTCTGCGGATGGATCTGTCCGCAGACCATTTTTATGGAAATGGTCTTCAGGAAGATCGAATACCGGATCGAAGGCGACCGCGGGGCGCAAATGCGGCTGGACAGGCAGCCCTGGAATGCCGAAAAGATCAGGAAGCGCCTGTTGAAATGGAGTGTTTTCGTGCTCATATCCTTTGGTATTGCCAATGTTTTTCTGGCGTATCTCATAGGAGGGGATGTAGTGCTGGAATATATAAAGGAAAGTCCTGCCGGTCATCTGGGCACCTTTATTCCCCTGCTGATCTTTACGGGGGTGTTCTATTTCATCTTTGCCTGGTTCAGGGAACAGGTGTGTATCATCGCCTGTCCCTACGGAAGGTTGCAGGGGGTATTACTGGACGAAAAATCCATAGTAGTAGCCTATGACCACAAAAGGGGAGAAGGAAAAAACGGAAGAAAGAAGTTCAGGAAGAACGAAGACAGGAAAGCCCTGGAACATGGCGATTGTATTGACTGCCTGCAATGTGTACAGGTATGCCCCACCGGGATAGACATCCGAAACGGCACCCAGCTGGAATGTGTGAACTGTACGGCCTGTATCGATGCCTGCGACCATATTATGGAAAAAGTAGGCTATCCGAAAGGGCTTATCCGGTATGCCAGCGAAGAAAATATCCGTACAAAAACCCCTTTCCGGGTTACGGCGAGAATGAAAGGTTATGCAGCCGTATTGTTCATACTGATGGGCCTGCTTACCGGATTGCTGTTTCTCAGGAATGAAGTGGAAGTGACCCTGCTTCGCGTACCCGGGCAACTGTTCGGCCGGGAAGGGGCAAACGTTATCAGCAATGTTTATACCTACAAGGCCGTAAACAAGACCACGGCAGAGATAGACAGCGTCACTTTCAGGCTGCTCTCCCACGAAGGAGAGGTAAAACCGGTGTCGGGAGCGCGTTTTCAGATACCCGGACAGGGCATGGCCGAAGGGACCCTGTTCATAAAGTTACCGCAATCGCAACTGGAAGGCGATAAGACAAGGCTTAAACTCGGGCTCTACCGGAAGGACAAACAAATAGAAACCGTAACGGTGAACTTTCAGGGGCCGGTGAGTTATAGATGA
- a CDS encoding CcoQ/FixQ family Cbb3-type cytochrome c oxidase assembly chaperone has protein sequence MLRYIKDHMASIAGIEIYPIISLSIFFLFFVGLFWWVFTARKEYIENVKQIPLEPEENEQL, from the coding sequence ATGTTAAGATATATCAAGGACCATATGGCGAGTATCGCCGGGATTGAGATCTATCCCATCATCTCGCTGTCCATCTTTTTTCTCTTTTTCGTGGGCCTGTTCTGGTGGGTCTTTACCGCGAGGAAGGAATATATAGAAAATGTAAAGCAAATTCCGTTGGAACCGGAGGAAAACGAGCAATTATGA
- the hemN gene encoding oxygen-independent coproporphyrinogen III oxidase — protein MKDDLIRKYNVAGPRYTSYPTVPYWDQGSFSCKDWLSSLKRSFAAGDTAREISLYIHLPFCESLCTFCACHKRITRRHEVEAPYIKALLKEWKLYVEALGNIPKIKELHLGGGTPTFFSPENLKTLINGVFKYAEKATDYEFGFEGHPNNTTEAHLRTLYDLGFRRVSFGVQDYSPEVQRAIHRVQPFENVLKITKTARETGYTSISHDLVYGLPFQTIGDITGTIAKTKALMPERIAFYSYAHVPWLKGNGQRGFQECDLPSGQKKRNFYETGKKLLAEAGYTEIGMDHFALPSDNLFQALQNRSLHRNFMGYTTSKTRLLIGLGSSAISDSWYGFAQNVKSVEAYYDLVNNGILPVQKGHISNEEDLIIRRHILNLMCNFRTSWETPDLQFHDLPGVLTLLAEMEKDKIVEISGDHIEITPTGKPFVRNVCMAFDLKLQRKQPETRIFSTTV, from the coding sequence ATGAAAGACGATCTGATCCGGAAATACAATGTTGCAGGCCCCAGGTATACCAGTTATCCCACTGTTCCCTATTGGGATCAGGGGAGTTTTTCCTGTAAAGACTGGCTTTCGTCATTAAAGAGGTCTTTTGCAGCGGGAGACACCGCCCGGGAAATAAGTCTTTATATCCATTTACCGTTCTGCGAAAGCCTGTGTACCTTCTGTGCCTGTCATAAGCGTATTACCAGAAGGCACGAGGTAGAAGCGCCTTATATCAAGGCATTGTTAAAAGAGTGGAAATTGTATGTAGAGGCACTGGGGAACATCCCGAAAATAAAGGAACTCCACCTCGGCGGGGGAACCCCCACCTTTTTCTCCCCGGAAAATCTAAAAACCCTCATCAATGGTGTTTTTAAATATGCGGAGAAAGCCACGGACTACGAATTCGGTTTTGAAGGACACCCTAACAATACCACTGAAGCCCATCTCCGTACCCTGTACGACCTGGGATTCAGAAGGGTCAGTTTCGGGGTACAGGATTATTCTCCGGAAGTACAACGCGCCATCCACAGGGTACAACCTTTTGAAAACGTACTCAAGATCACAAAAACCGCACGGGAAACCGGGTATACTTCCATCAGTCATGACCTGGTTTACGGACTTCCTTTTCAAACCATCGGGGATATCACCGGCACCATAGCCAAAACCAAAGCGCTGATGCCGGAAAGAATTGCATTTTACAGTTACGCTCATGTCCCGTGGCTCAAAGGAAACGGTCAGAGGGGATTTCAGGAATGTGACCTGCCTTCGGGGCAGAAAAAAAGGAATTTCTACGAAACGGGGAAAAAACTACTTGCGGAAGCCGGGTATACCGAAATCGGTATGGACCATTTTGCACTGCCTTCCGACAATCTCTTTCAGGCCCTGCAAAACCGGTCCCTGCACCGGAATTTCATGGGATATACCACGTCAAAGACCCGGCTCCTGATCGGCCTCGGAAGCTCGGCCATAAGCGATAGCTGGTATGGCTTCGCCCAGAATGTCAAAAGTGTGGAAGCATACTACGACCTGGTAAATAATGGTATTTTACCTGTACAAAAGGGACACATTTCCAACGAAGAGGACCTTATCATACGCCGGCATATTTTAAACCTGATGTGCAACTTCCGGACTTCCTGGGAAACCCCTGACCTGCAATTTCACGACCTGCCCGGGGTACTTACCCTGTTGGCAGAAATGGAGAAAGACAAGATCGTTGAGATTTCCGGAGACCACATTGAGATCACCCCGACCGGAAAACCGTTTGTACGCAACGTATGTATGGCCTTTGACCTGAAATTACAACGAAAGCAACCGGAAACAAGGATTTTCAGTACTACGGTTTAA
- a CDS encoding YceI family protein, which produces MNTIKLSGMKTVVAMLSMILFFQVAAAQKSKVIPSESKVVVLGTSNIHDWELTAESFRGNASFTTENNRLKSADNFSFTVTVEGLKSGKGGMDKNTYKALKSREYEEITFQSAGAAEIGEITTGKYRVEVQGELTIAGVRKKVPLTFTAVPGDGIRLSGKTVIRMTDYNIEPPTALLGTIKTGETVTVDLNITYK; this is translated from the coding sequence ATGAATACTATAAAACTGTCCGGGATGAAAACTGTTGTGGCGATGCTGAGTATGATACTGTTTTTTCAGGTTGCCGCAGCCCAGAAATCTAAGGTCATCCCTTCCGAAAGCAAGGTGGTTGTTTTGGGGACTTCCAATATACACGACTGGGAACTTACGGCAGAATCTTTCCGTGGCAATGCCTCCTTTACAACGGAAAACAATCGACTGAAATCCGCAGACAACTTCTCTTTTACCGTGACTGTAGAAGGCCTCAAAAGCGGCAAGGGCGGGATGGACAAAAACACGTACAAGGCCCTGAAAAGCCGGGAGTATGAGGAGATCACCTTTCAGTCGGCAGGGGCCGCTGAAATAGGGGAGATCACCACAGGAAAATACCGTGTCGAAGTTCAGGGAGAACTTACCATTGCAGGCGTGCGCAAAAAAGTGCCGCTGACATTCACTGCAGTACCCGGTGACGGCATACGCCTGTCCGGCAAGACCGTGATCCGGATGACCGACTATAACATAGAGCCGCCCACTGCTCTTCTCGGCACCATAAAGACCGGGGAGACGGTGACGGTAGATCTCAATATCACCTATAAATAA
- a CDS encoding FixH family protein, protein MRHLKINWGTAVVLAFIGFIVFILSFVIRMNTQKKYDHQLVTEAYYARELSFQEDMDREQKTRREGMDPRIERTKKGIHIDFPDHLKPEEISGSISLYRPSDSKEDFEISVKLSGRRLIIPDEKLLPGRWNVEIDWQYGENHYLTHKKIMY, encoded by the coding sequence ATGAGACACTTAAAAATAAACTGGGGTACGGCTGTCGTACTGGCTTTTATAGGATTTATCGTATTCATTCTCTCCTTTGTAATCCGGATGAACACACAAAAGAAGTACGATCATCAGCTGGTAACAGAGGCCTATTATGCCAGGGAACTTTCTTTCCAGGAGGATATGGACCGCGAGCAAAAGACCCGCAGGGAGGGGATGGACCCCCGTATTGAAAGAACGAAGAAGGGAATTCATATTGATTTTCCGGATCATCTGAAGCCCGAAGAAATTTCCGGAAGCATATCCTTATACAGACCTTCGGACAGTAAAGAAGATTTTGAGATCTCCGTGAAGCTTTCCGGAAGAAGACTGATAATTCCGGACGAAAAGTTACTCCCCGGAAGGTGGAATGTAGAGATAGACTGGCAGTACGGCGAAAACCACTACCTGACCCATAAAAAAATAATGTATTGA
- a CDS encoding YceI family protein — MEMVFRFWFLMITVLFRTGLPSPEEACTIEIKQGSELYLKGYANIRDFNCAYNPRLLERSVPVTFRSEGRRTVFGNAVIRLDNRGFNCGGKGINKDFYELLQTGTYPHIRLELKETVKEAGEVKALISMAIAGVRREYTIPVDLTGGKSFRCSGTLRLNINDFGLEPPKKMLGLIVVREDIEIYFDLDLRVED, encoded by the coding sequence ATGGAAATGGTTTTCCGGTTCTGGTTCCTGATGATAACGGTGCTGTTCCGCACAGGGCTCCCTTCTCCGGAAGAGGCATGTACCATAGAAATAAAGCAGGGAAGTGAACTGTACCTGAAAGGATATGCCAACATCCGGGATTTCAACTGTGCATATAACCCCCGGCTACTGGAGAGGTCCGTTCCGGTCACTTTCCGGAGCGAAGGACGGAGAACCGTGTTCGGGAATGCCGTTATCCGGCTGGATAACCGGGGATTTAACTGCGGGGGAAAAGGGATTAATAAAGACTTTTATGAACTGTTGCAAACAGGTACCTATCCGCATATACGGTTGGAACTGAAAGAGACTGTAAAGGAAGCAGGAGAAGTAAAGGCCCTCATATCCATGGCCATTGCCGGGGTAAGGCGGGAGTATACGATACCCGTGGACCTCACCGGAGGCAAATCCTTCAGATGTTCCGGGACGCTGCGTCTGAATATTAACGATTTCGGGCTGGAACCCCCGAAGAAAATGCTGGGACTGATCGTGGTCCGGGAAGACATTGAAATCTATTTTGACCTGGACCTCCGTGTAGAGGATTGA